The following are encoded in a window of Arthrobacter sp. NicSoilB4 genomic DNA:
- a CDS encoding Gfo/Idh/MocA family oxidoreductase has protein sequence MTALARPLRSGIIGTGFMGSVHAAAVRAAGGTVTRVASRSKAGAEQALARLGGAAAAESPKALIESDDVDVVHICTPNAAHAELANLAIAAGKSVICEKPLATTAKDAAALYAEANRAGVVNAVPFVYRFYPAVREARARLQAGEAGPLWLLHGSYLQDWLADPGASNWRVDPTIGGGSRAFGDIGVHWCDLMEFVTGHRIERLVAQTALAFSERPQTGLDSPRTTTAVGTEDGATVMFETNQGAIGSLLVSQVSPGRKNRLWFSFEGPDATFSFNQERPDSLWVGGNTYSRTISSGSDSLSTEQGKRYAVLPAGHPQGYQDSFNSFVADVYAAVRGAAPDGLPDFRDGLRAAHITEAVLESAATGRWVDVPGRDHQSSPLYGSGAAPILERKS, from the coding sequence ATGACGGCCCTCGCCCGCCCCCTGCGCTCAGGAATCATTGGAACCGGGTTCATGGGCTCCGTTCACGCTGCTGCCGTCCGGGCAGCGGGAGGAACAGTGACCCGTGTGGCCAGCCGAAGCAAAGCCGGAGCCGAGCAGGCGCTGGCCAGGCTCGGCGGGGCCGCAGCCGCGGAATCCCCTAAGGCCCTTATCGAGTCGGATGACGTAGACGTGGTGCACATCTGCACTCCGAACGCCGCACACGCCGAGCTGGCAAACCTGGCAATCGCCGCCGGCAAATCCGTCATCTGCGAGAAGCCCCTGGCGACGACCGCAAAGGACGCCGCCGCACTGTACGCGGAAGCCAACCGCGCCGGCGTCGTCAACGCCGTGCCCTTCGTCTACCGCTTCTATCCTGCAGTGCGGGAAGCCCGGGCACGGCTGCAGGCAGGCGAAGCCGGCCCTCTGTGGTTGCTGCATGGTTCATACCTCCAGGACTGGCTGGCAGATCCCGGTGCCAGCAACTGGCGGGTCGACCCGACGATCGGCGGCGGTTCCCGGGCATTCGGTGACATCGGCGTGCATTGGTGCGACCTGATGGAGTTCGTCACGGGGCACCGAATAGAACGACTGGTAGCGCAAACGGCCCTAGCCTTCTCAGAACGGCCCCAGACGGGCCTGGACTCCCCGCGGACGACGACGGCCGTCGGCACCGAAGACGGCGCCACCGTCATGTTCGAAACCAACCAAGGCGCAATCGGTTCGCTGCTGGTGAGCCAGGTCAGCCCCGGCCGGAAAAACCGGCTCTGGTTCTCGTTTGAGGGTCCTGACGCCACGTTCTCCTTCAACCAGGAAAGACCGGACAGCCTCTGGGTTGGCGGCAACACGTACAGCAGAACCATCTCCAGCGGTTCCGACAGCCTCTCAACCGAGCAAGGCAAGCGGTATGCCGTTCTGCCCGCCGGCCACCCGCAGGGCTACCAGGACAGCTTCAACTCGTTCGTGGCTGACGTTTACGCCGCCGTCCGCGGCGCCGCGCCGGACGGACTGCCGGACTTCCGCGACGGGCTCAGGGCCGCACACATAACAGAGGCCGTCTTGGAGTCCGCGGCCACCGGCCGCTGGGTCGACGTGCCGGGGAGGGACCACCAATCGTCGCCCCTCTACGGCAGCGGCGCCGCACCAATTTTGGAAAGGAAATCATAA
- a CDS encoding ABC transporter permease, producing MNNATISTESPKTGGLDAVKRTMGELDWRRYVIYIGFVVVFIFFAVLLRDQGFLSPTNLLNIFRQTATITIIAVGMTYVIACAEIDLSVGSTAGLSSVCTAMALSQWGIVPGILAGLAVGLVVGSINGALVSLLGIPSFLVTLGMLGIAVGVAQWITASAPQPILNETFNMLFGSGNFGPVPGLIVWSAIFVAVGAVVLSRTKFGRQVLATGGNRTAADFTGINTKRIKFQVLLISGMVASVAGMLYAGRLESGRFQWGAGDELSAIAAVILGGTSLFGGAGSVVGTLFGALLIGLINNGLILAGLDSSQQQVVRGAIIILAVALARKK from the coding sequence ATGAACAACGCAACCATTTCCACCGAATCTCCCAAAACAGGGGGTCTGGACGCAGTCAAACGCACGATGGGTGAGCTCGACTGGCGCCGCTACGTCATCTACATCGGATTCGTCGTAGTTTTCATTTTCTTCGCTGTCCTCCTGCGCGACCAGGGGTTCCTCTCCCCCACCAACCTCCTGAACATCTTCCGGCAGACCGCAACCATCACCATCATTGCGGTGGGAATGACGTACGTCATCGCCTGCGCTGAAATAGACCTCAGTGTTGGCTCGACCGCAGGACTGTCAAGCGTCTGCACAGCGATGGCCCTCTCACAGTGGGGCATCGTCCCCGGCATCCTGGCCGGCCTTGCGGTCGGGCTGGTGGTCGGCTCGATCAACGGTGCACTGGTCAGCCTCTTGGGGATCCCCTCATTTCTGGTCACCCTGGGCATGCTTGGGATCGCCGTTGGTGTGGCGCAGTGGATCACCGCTTCGGCGCCCCAGCCAATCCTCAATGAAACCTTCAACATGCTGTTCGGGTCCGGGAACTTTGGCCCCGTTCCGGGCCTGATCGTATGGAGCGCCATCTTCGTGGCGGTTGGCGCCGTCGTGCTTTCTCGCACCAAATTCGGCCGTCAGGTGCTTGCAACCGGTGGCAACCGGACCGCCGCTGACTTCACGGGCATCAACACCAAGCGCATCAAGTTCCAGGTTCTGTTGATCTCGGGAATGGTCGCCAGCGTCGCCGGCATGCTGTATGCAGGAAGGCTCGAGTCCGGCCGCTTCCAGTGGGGCGCCGGCGACGAACTCTCTGCCATCGCGGCCGTGATTCTTGGCGGCACCAGCCTCTTCGGCGGAGCGGGCTCGGTGGTCGGAACCCTGTTCGGCGCTCTTCTCATCGGCCTGATCAACAACGGACTCATCCTCGCCGGCCTCGACAGCAGCCAACAGCAAGTGGTCCGTGGGGCCATCATCATTCTGGCCGTCGCGCTGGCCCGCAAGAAATGA
- a CDS encoding sugar ABC transporter ATP-binding protein, which produces MNTREPAVEMRSISKGFNGVTVLNEVDFEVRAGEVHALAGGNGAGKSTLMKILQGVYQTDSGSILVGGKPVEITSIQDAKAAGIGMVFQEFSLVPSLTVAQNVFLGAEPQGRSGLIDDREAVRRAREVFTEMEVEVDPRAHVSKLGTAYWQLTEIAKALAQNARVLIMDEPTASLARHETEALFDLVARLKNRGISIIYISHRMDEVYRIADRITILRDGRRLLTEPLSNVTPEQIVEGIVGKKIEGQLTYQQRERDPASASPVLEARGLTCGKRVRDVSFTLHAGEILGLAGLMGSGRTELARVLFGIDSLESGEILIRGKKAVITSPRRAIDAGLALIPEDRRDQGLVLDHSVRDNLLLPLLDNIKRGPLLDTGAGRTLSSSLIKKFAVKVAHPNKPVRLLSGGNQQKVVLAKWLGTEPDVLILDEPTAGVDIGTKSEILDMIRELANAGKAVIVISSEYPELLAVSDRVLILRDGSITRELKRSEIADEESLQLAVQGV; this is translated from the coding sequence ATGAACACAAGAGAGCCAGCTGTCGAGATGCGGTCGATCTCGAAGGGATTCAACGGCGTCACCGTCCTCAATGAGGTGGACTTCGAGGTCCGCGCCGGAGAGGTACACGCGCTTGCCGGGGGAAACGGCGCCGGCAAGTCAACGCTGATGAAAATTCTTCAGGGCGTTTACCAGACTGACTCCGGCAGTATTCTCGTCGGCGGAAAACCAGTCGAGATCACCTCAATCCAGGATGCCAAGGCCGCCGGCATCGGCATGGTCTTCCAGGAGTTCAGTCTGGTGCCCAGCCTGACCGTGGCCCAGAATGTCTTCCTCGGCGCAGAACCGCAGGGCCGGAGCGGCCTGATCGACGACAGGGAAGCTGTCCGCCGGGCACGCGAAGTCTTCACGGAGATGGAGGTCGAGGTCGATCCGCGGGCCCATGTTTCCAAGCTGGGCACCGCGTACTGGCAGCTTACGGAAATCGCCAAGGCTCTCGCCCAGAACGCGAGGGTACTCATCATGGACGAGCCGACGGCGAGCCTGGCCCGGCATGAAACGGAGGCCCTCTTCGACCTTGTAGCCAGGCTCAAGAACCGGGGGATATCGATCATCTATATCTCTCACCGAATGGATGAGGTTTACCGTATCGCCGACCGCATCACCATCCTTCGCGACGGTCGCCGGCTGCTCACGGAGCCCTTAAGTAATGTCACTCCGGAACAAATTGTCGAAGGCATCGTGGGGAAGAAGATCGAGGGGCAGCTGACCTACCAGCAACGGGAGCGGGATCCAGCGTCGGCTTCGCCCGTCCTTGAAGCCAGGGGCCTCACGTGCGGCAAAAGGGTACGCGACGTCTCCTTCACGTTGCACGCGGGGGAAATCCTCGGCTTGGCAGGACTCATGGGAAGCGGCCGTACGGAGCTTGCCAGGGTTCTGTTCGGCATCGATTCGCTCGAAAGCGGCGAAATCCTGATCCGAGGCAAGAAGGCCGTCATCACTAGCCCGCGACGCGCCATAGATGCTGGTTTGGCTCTCATACCCGAAGACCGACGCGACCAGGGTCTCGTACTCGACCATTCGGTTCGGGACAACCTGTTGCTCCCGTTGCTGGACAACATCAAGCGCGGGCCCTTGCTCGATACGGGGGCGGGCAGGACATTGTCCAGCTCACTTATCAAGAAGTTCGCCGTGAAGGTTGCGCATCCGAACAAGCCAGTGCGGCTGCTTTCCGGCGGAAACCAGCAGAAGGTGGTGCTGGCCAAATGGCTCGGGACGGAACCGGATGTCCTCATTCTCGACGAGCCCACGGCCGGCGTCGATATCGGCACCAAGAGCGAGATCCTGGACATGATCCGGGAACTCGCCAATGCCGGCAAGGCAGTCATCGTCATTTCCTCGGAGTACCCCGAATTGCTCGCAGTGAGTGACAGGGTCCTGATCCTGAGGGATGGATCCATTACGCGTGAACTCAAACGCAGCGAAATCGCCGACGAAGAATCACTACAACTCGCAGTTCAGGGAGTCTGA
- a CDS encoding substrate-binding domain-containing protein, with translation MIRKTTLFAVATAIALATAGCSPAASTTTTQDAGVSAKADEALAKIKGQVLSKGPNGEEPAPASVAELSDDDVAKVKAMGAKAAIVMHYGGNDWANAQIAGLKSEFSRLGVDVIATTDANFKPDKQVSDLETVMTQKPNIIVSIPTDPVATASAYKRAAAEGAKLVFMDNVPQGLTAGKDYVSVVSADNFGNGVVSAHQMAKALGGKGKIGMIFHEADFFVTKQRYQGFKETITKDYPDIKIVEEKGIAGPDFAGDAQSAANAMLSKYADLSGIWAVWDVPAEGVMAAARASGRTDLKIATEDLGKNVAIALAKNELVVGLGAQVPFDQGVTEARLAAMALLGKTPPPYVALSAVPVDHTNVLEAWKQVYHEDAPKDIQDSFKK, from the coding sequence ATGATCCGCAAGACGACGCTATTCGCTGTCGCAACGGCTATTGCTCTCGCCACCGCCGGTTGCAGCCCAGCGGCGAGCACCACCACAACACAGGATGCCGGCGTATCGGCCAAAGCCGACGAAGCCCTAGCCAAAATCAAGGGCCAAGTCTTGAGCAAGGGCCCGAACGGCGAAGAGCCTGCCCCCGCCTCCGTAGCCGAGCTTAGTGATGACGACGTCGCCAAGGTCAAAGCCATGGGAGCCAAGGCGGCCATCGTTATGCATTACGGCGGCAACGACTGGGCCAACGCACAGATCGCGGGCCTGAAAAGCGAATTTTCCCGTCTGGGCGTCGACGTCATTGCCACCACCGATGCCAACTTCAAACCGGACAAGCAGGTGTCAGACCTGGAAACGGTCATGACGCAGAAGCCCAACATTATCGTTTCAATCCCCACCGACCCAGTGGCCACCGCGTCCGCGTACAAGAGGGCAGCCGCGGAAGGAGCGAAGCTGGTCTTCATGGACAACGTCCCCCAGGGGCTCACAGCCGGCAAGGACTATGTCTCTGTCGTATCGGCGGACAACTTCGGCAACGGCGTCGTATCGGCCCATCAAATGGCGAAGGCGCTGGGCGGCAAGGGGAAGATCGGCATGATCTTCCATGAGGCCGATTTCTTCGTCACCAAGCAGCGCTACCAAGGGTTCAAGGAGACCATCACCAAAGATTACCCGGATATCAAAATCGTCGAGGAAAAGGGCATCGCGGGTCCTGACTTCGCTGGTGACGCACAGAGTGCAGCGAACGCCATGCTGAGCAAGTACGCCGATCTCTCCGGGATCTGGGCCGTCTGGGACGTTCCTGCAGAAGGTGTTATGGCTGCAGCCCGCGCCTCGGGCCGGACTGATCTGAAGATCGCGACGGAGGACCTGGGTAAGAACGTTGCGATTGCCCTGGCCAAGAATGAGCTGGTAGTCGGTCTCGGCGCCCAGGTGCCTTTTGATCAGGGTGTCACCGAAGCGCGGCTCGCCGCCATGGCACTGCTCGGAAAAACTCCGCCGCCGTACGTCGCCCTGAGTGCCGTGCCGGTGGACCACACCAACGTCCTCGAAGCGTGGAAGCAGGTCTACCACGAGGATGCCCCCAAGGATATCCAGGACTCCTTCAAAAAATAG
- a CDS encoding substrate-binding domain-containing protein: MAGVSYQTVSRVLNDAPDVSTATRVRVQQIIKDMGYRRSRAATALSTSRSTAIGILTDGSPRFGPVGTLMALEKVARQKGYFTTVVTVEDPYADSIPKALDTLDEIEVDGIIVIAPLLSMAAAVRDATIQVPVEMIAAGASSTPNVFTYSENQELGARMATQHLIDLGHTDIAHFAGSMDWFDGRVRKRGWEAALRDGGLAPGLCLEGDWSPGWAYETGLRLIKEKKVPQAIFAASDHTALGLIRALAESGIRVPDDVSIVGFDDVEGSDFFLPPLTTVRQDFAALAHASIEVLLGAIEGREVDRVPNEPTLVVRQSAAPARHHL, from the coding sequence ATGGCTGGAGTCTCCTACCAAACGGTTTCCCGGGTGTTGAATGACGCTCCGGACGTCAGCACTGCAACGCGCGTGCGGGTCCAGCAAATCATTAAGGACATGGGATACCGCCGCAGCAGGGCGGCCACCGCCCTCTCCACGAGCCGCTCGACAGCCATCGGTATCCTGACGGACGGGTCACCCCGCTTCGGCCCGGTCGGGACGCTCATGGCCCTCGAGAAGGTTGCCCGGCAGAAGGGCTACTTCACCACCGTCGTCACGGTCGAGGACCCGTACGCGGATTCAATTCCAAAGGCGCTGGATACCTTGGACGAGATTGAGGTAGACGGCATCATCGTCATCGCACCACTCCTGTCCATGGCAGCGGCCGTCAGGGACGCGACAATCCAAGTTCCGGTCGAAATGATCGCCGCCGGAGCGTCATCGACTCCAAACGTGTTCACGTACTCGGAGAACCAGGAATTGGGGGCGCGTATGGCCACCCAGCACCTCATCGATCTGGGCCACACCGACATCGCGCATTTCGCCGGGTCCATGGACTGGTTTGACGGACGGGTGCGGAAGCGCGGCTGGGAGGCCGCACTCCGAGACGGCGGTCTCGCGCCGGGACTGTGCCTGGAGGGCGATTGGAGCCCGGGGTGGGCCTACGAGACGGGGCTCCGGCTGATCAAGGAGAAAAAGGTCCCGCAGGCGATCTTTGCAGCCAGTGACCACACCGCTTTGGGCCTCATCCGCGCCTTGGCCGAGTCCGGCATCCGCGTCCCAGACGATGTCAGCATTGTGGGATTCGACGACGTCGAAGGCTCAGACTTTTTCCTTCCCCCCTTGACCACGGTGCGGCAGGACTTTGCCGCGTTGGCCCACGCCAGCATAGAGGTGCTTCTGGGCGCGATTGAGGGCCGCGAAGTGGACCGCGTGCCCAACGAGCCGACGCTCGTGGTTCGCCAGAGCGCCGCGCCGGCCCGACACCACCTCTAG